In Streptomyces sp. SLBN-118, the following are encoded in one genomic region:
- a CDS encoding ABC transporter ATP-binding protein, which translates to MTSSTTTTPYADDGEETAGAGSAPASQESPSTSGASDASGASGTSGASGASGASGASGGDDPFDRDALPAPEGATRALLGSLLAPRRGRVVLAALLLLLQQAAVQAGPLLVAYAIDRGVPAFRRDDYGPLIAVAAGYAVCALGAGLLQYSFIRASARVNQDVLLDLRGRIFRHAQALSVDFHERYTSGRLISRSTTDVESLRELLSEGLQELIMVVLAFVYISAMLLWLDLGLGGLAVLSFVPLYLLVRLYQRRAKAVYSTRSTATAAVIVKFAETMNGIRPVRAFRRERANEAEFQVLNHRHERSNGDALLEMARYVVGSRLVANTAVAGIVLWGAYRVAAGTLALGVLAASVLYLRRLYDPIDRLGMFLNSYQSAAASLDKIAGLLAQVPSVPEAQSPKVLPVLASDHPGREVVFDGVRFAYRAGGEVLPRFDLTIPAGQTVAVVGSTGAGKSTLAKLLARFYDPTEGQVLMDGVDIRDLAMPELRRGVVMVTQEAFLFSGTVAENIAIGRPDAGREEIERAAKAIGAHDFIAGLPDGYDTDVRKRGGRISAGQRQLVAFARALLADPAVLILDEATSSLDIPGERAVQRAMDTVLHGRTAVVIAHRLSTVEIADRLLVMEHGRVVEDGTPGELIAGEGRFAGLHRAWRDSVVS; encoded by the coding sequence ATGACGTCGTCGACGACCACGACGCCGTACGCCGACGACGGGGAGGAGACGGCCGGTGCCGGCTCCGCCCCCGCGTCTCAGGAGTCCCCGAGCACGTCCGGGGCGTCCGATGCCTCTGGCGCGTCCGGCACGTCCGGCGCGTCCGGCGCGTCCGGCGCGTCCGGCGCGTCCGGCGGGGACGATCCTTTCGACCGGGACGCCCTGCCCGCGCCCGAAGGGGCAACCCGTGCATTGCTCGGTTCGCTCCTCGCGCCCCGCCGCGGACGCGTCGTCCTCGCCGCCCTGCTCCTGCTGCTCCAACAGGCCGCCGTCCAGGCCGGGCCACTGCTCGTCGCGTACGCCATCGACCGCGGCGTGCCCGCCTTCCGCCGGGACGACTACGGGCCGCTGATCGCCGTCGCCGCCGGGTACGCGGTGTGCGCGCTGGGCGCCGGGCTGCTGCAGTACTCCTTCATCCGCGCCTCCGCACGCGTCAATCAGGACGTGCTGCTCGACCTGCGCGGCCGGATCTTCCGCCATGCGCAGGCCCTCAGCGTCGACTTCCACGAGCGCTACACCTCCGGCCGCCTGATCTCGCGGTCCACCACCGATGTGGAGTCCTTGCGTGAGCTGCTCAGCGAGGGTCTCCAAGAGCTGATCATGGTGGTCCTCGCCTTCGTCTACATCTCCGCGATGCTGCTCTGGCTGGATCTCGGGCTCGGCGGGCTCGCGGTGCTCTCCTTCGTGCCGCTGTACCTGCTCGTACGGCTCTACCAGCGGCGCGCCAAGGCCGTCTACAGCACGCGCTCCACGGCGACCGCCGCGGTCATCGTGAAGTTCGCGGAGACGATGAACGGCATCCGGCCGGTGCGGGCATTCAGACGTGAGCGGGCCAACGAGGCCGAGTTCCAGGTACTCAACCACCGACACGAGCGCAGCAACGGCGACGCGCTGCTCGAGATGGCGCGCTATGTCGTCGGATCCCGGCTCGTGGCCAACACGGCAGTGGCCGGAATCGTGCTGTGGGGTGCCTACCGGGTCGCGGCGGGGACCCTGGCGCTGGGTGTGCTGGCCGCATCCGTGCTCTATCTGCGGCGGCTGTACGACCCGATCGACCGGCTCGGGATGTTCCTCAACTCCTATCAGTCCGCCGCGGCTTCGCTGGACAAGATCGCCGGACTGCTGGCCCAGGTCCCGTCCGTGCCCGAGGCCCAGAGCCCCAAGGTGCTGCCCGTCCTGGCCTCCGACCACCCGGGGCGCGAGGTCGTCTTCGACGGTGTCCGCTTCGCCTACCGCGCCGGTGGCGAGGTGCTGCCCCGCTTCGACCTGACGATCCCGGCGGGCCAGACGGTCGCGGTCGTCGGTTCCACCGGCGCGGGCAAGTCCACCCTGGCGAAACTGCTCGCCCGCTTCTACGACCCGACCGAGGGGCAGGTCCTCATGGACGGCGTCGACATACGGGATCTGGCCATGCCCGAACTGCGGCGCGGGGTGGTCATGGTGACCCAGGAGGCGTTCCTCTTCTCCGGGACGGTCGCGGAGAACATCGCGATCGGGCGGCCGGACGCCGGCCGCGAGGAGATCGAGCGGGCGGCGAAGGCGATCGGCGCGCACGACTTCATCGCGGGACTGCCGGACGGCTACGACACGGACGTACGCAAACGAGGCGGCCGCATCTCGGCGGGCCAGCGCCAACTGGTCGCCTTCGCCCGCGCGCTGCTGGCCGACCCGGCGGTGCTGATCCTCGACGAGGCGACGAGCTCCCTGGACATCCCGGGCGAACGGGCGGTGCAGCGCGCGATGGACACGGTGCTGCACGGGCGCACGGCGGTGGTGATCGCGCACCGGCTGTCGACGGTGGAGATCGCGGACAGGTTACTGGTGATGGAACACGGGCGGGTGGTGGAGGACGGCACGCCGGGCGAACTGATTGCGGGTGAGGGGAGGTTTGCGGGGCTGCACAGGGCGTGGCGGGACAGTGTAGTGAGCTGA
- a CDS encoding M4 family metallopeptidase has translation MRPTPRRRTTATGALIATAALLVVGFQTGTSSADSASTAVPAAAKAGKADPGALPLKLSPAQRAELIRKQSATTAATAKELGLTAQEKLVVRDVTQDRDGTTHTRYERTYAGLPVLGGDLVVAENKSGATESVSKASAATLKNVDTSADVAPAAAEKQALGAARAQGAARTKADRAPRKVVWMAKGSPTLAYETVVGGLQHDGTPNELHVVTDATTGAKLFEWQAVENGTGNTQYSGQVTLGSTQSGSTYNLTDAGRGSHKTYNLNHGSSGTGTLYSGPDDTWGNGQASDPETAGADAAYGAGLTWDYYKNVHGRSGIRGDGVGAYSRVHYGNNYVNAFWQDSCFCMTYGDGSGNAKPLTSIDVAAHEMTHGVTAATAKLVYSGESGGLNEATSDIFAAAVEFYANNAQDKGDYLVGEKIDINGDGTPLRYMDKPSKDGASKDAWYSGIGGIDVHYSSGPANHWYYLLSEGSGPKTINGVNYDSPTSDGLPVTGIGRDKASLIWFKALTTKFNSTTNYAGARTGTIAVATELYGATSAEVKSVTDAWAGINVGARPGGGDPDPGTVFENTTDVAIPDNGAAVSSPVTVTGRTGNAPSTLKVGVDIIHTWRGDLVVDLVAPDGSVYNLKPFSGSDSADNVQATYTVNASSEVANGTWKLRVQDKAAWDTGYINSFKLTF, from the coding sequence GTGAGACCCACGCCTCGCCGGCGCACCACCGCGACCGGAGCTCTCATAGCCACTGCTGCCCTCCTGGTGGTCGGTTTTCAGACCGGCACCTCATCCGCCGACTCAGCGTCAACCGCCGTGCCGGCGGCGGCGAAAGCGGGGAAGGCCGACCCCGGCGCCCTGCCGCTGAAGCTCTCCCCCGCCCAGCGGGCGGAGCTGATCCGCAAGCAGAGCGCCACCACGGCGGCCACCGCCAAGGAACTGGGCCTGACCGCCCAGGAGAAGCTGGTCGTCCGGGACGTCACCCAGGACCGCGACGGCACCACGCACACGCGCTACGAGCGCACCTACGCCGGACTCCCGGTCCTCGGCGGTGACCTGGTCGTCGCCGAGAACAAGTCGGGCGCCACCGAGTCGGTCAGCAAGGCGTCTGCCGCGACGCTCAAGAACGTGGACACCAGCGCCGATGTCGCCCCGGCCGCCGCCGAGAAGCAGGCGCTGGGCGCGGCCAGGGCACAGGGCGCGGCCAGGACCAAGGCCGACCGTGCGCCGCGCAAGGTGGTCTGGATGGCCAAGGGATCGCCGACTCTCGCGTACGAGACGGTCGTCGGCGGCCTCCAGCACGACGGCACGCCGAACGAGCTGCACGTCGTCACCGACGCCACCACCGGCGCGAAGCTCTTCGAGTGGCAGGCCGTCGAGAACGGCACCGGCAACACGCAGTACAGCGGCCAGGTGACCCTCGGCTCCACGCAGTCGGGCTCGACGTACAACCTGACCGACGCCGGCCGCGGCAGCCACAAGACGTACAACCTGAACCACGGCTCCAGCGGCACCGGCACCCTGTACTCGGGTCCGGACGACACCTGGGGCAACGGCCAGGCCTCCGACCCGGAGACCGCCGGCGCGGACGCCGCCTACGGCGCCGGACTGACCTGGGACTACTACAAGAACGTGCACGGCCGCTCCGGCATCCGCGGTGACGGCGTCGGCGCGTACTCCCGCGTCCACTACGGCAACAACTACGTCAACGCGTTCTGGCAGGACAGCTGCTTCTGCATGACCTACGGCGACGGCTCGGGCAACGCCAAGCCGCTCACCTCCATCGACGTCGCCGCGCACGAGATGACGCACGGCGTCACCGCGGCCACCGCGAAGCTCGTCTACAGCGGCGAGTCCGGCGGTCTCAACGAGGCGACCTCCGACATCTTCGCCGCCGCCGTCGAGTTCTACGCCAACAACGCCCAGGACAAGGGCGACTACCTGGTCGGCGAGAAGATCGACATCAATGGCGACGGCACCCCGCTGCGCTACATGGACAAGCCGAGCAAGGACGGCGCGTCCAAGGACGCCTGGTACTCGGGTATCGGCGGCATCGACGTCCACTACTCCTCGGGCCCGGCGAACCACTGGTACTACCTGCTCTCCGAGGGCAGCGGACCCAAGACCATCAACGGGGTCAACTACGACTCCCCGACCTCCGACGGTCTGCCCGTGACCGGCATCGGCCGGGACAAGGCGTCGCTGATCTGGTTCAAGGCGCTCACCACGAAGTTCAACTCCACCACGAACTACGCGGGCGCCCGTACGGGCACCATCGCGGTCGCGACGGAGCTGTACGGAGCCACCAGCGCCGAGGTCAAGTCCGTGACCGACGCGTGGGCCGGCATCAACGTCGGCGCCCGCCCCGGCGGCGGCGACCCCGATCCGGGCACGGTGTTCGAGAACACCACTGACGTGGCCATCCCGGACAACGGCGCCGCGGTGAGCTCGCCGGTCACCGTCACCGGCCGCACCGGCAACGCCCCCAGCACCCTCAAGGTCGGCGTGGACATCATCCACACCTGGCGCGGCGACCTCGTGGTCGACCTGGTCGCACCGGACGGATCGGTCTACAACCTCAAGCCGTTCAGCGGCTCCGACTCCGCCGACAACGTCCAGGCCACGTACACCGTCAACGCCTCCTCCGAGGTCGCCAACGGCACCTGGAAGCTCCGCGTCCAGGACAAGGCCGCCTGGGACACCGGCTACATCAACAGCTTCAAGCTCACCTTCTGA
- a CDS encoding glycosyltransferase family 1 protein, with the protein MKAIRRFTVRPVLPEPLLPLSELARNLRWSWHTETRDLFQAVDPDGWQAAGRDPVRLLGSVSAARLAELAGDRRFLRRLAAVADDLDDYLHGGRWYQAHNRSLGDHAPEEAEFPAAVAYFSPEFGVTAALPQYSGGLGILAGDHLKAASDLGVPLIGVGLLYRHGYFRQSLSRDGWQQEHYPLLDPNELPVSLLREPDGTPCLVSLALPGGRSLRAHIWMAQVGRVPLLMLDSDVEENGPGERDVTDRLYGGGSEHRLLQEMLLGIGGVRAVRAYCRLTGHPAPEVFHTNEGHAGFLGLERIRELGEPQERGGQGLDFDAALEAVRAGTVFTTHTPVPAGIDRFDRELVARHFGERGELPGVPVEKVLQLGMETYPGGEPNLFNMAVMGLRLAQRANGVSTLHGAVSRGMFAGLWPGFDAEEVPITSVTNGVHAPTWVAPEVFRLGARQIGTSRAEDVLSVGGSQRWDAVADIPDADIWELRRELREQLVLEVRERLRASWRQRGAGAAELGWIDGVLDPDVLTIGFARRVPSYKRLTLMLRDRDRLMELLLHPTRPVQIVVAGKAHPADDSGKRLVQELVRFADDPRVRHRIVFLPDYGMAMAQKLYPGCDVWLNNPLRPLEACGTSGMKAALNGCLNLSVLDGWWDEWFEPDFGWAIPTADGSATDEDRRDQLEAGALYELIENRVAPRFYDRGAGGLPQRWIEMVRRTLTTLGPKVLAGRMVREYVERLYAPAARAHRSLNAETARELASWKGRVRVSWPHVAVDHVEALEQSAAGGTAELGSTLALRVRVALGELQPDDVEVQAVAGRVDSDDAIADAQTFPLKPTGGPDLEGRWVYEGPLALDRTGPFGYTVRILPAHPLLATSADLGLVALPTEATGEGAGVLMR; encoded by the coding sequence GTGAAGGCCATTCGTCGATTCACCGTCCGCCCCGTCCTCCCCGAACCACTCCTCCCGCTCAGTGAACTGGCGCGCAATCTGCGCTGGTCCTGGCACACCGAGACCCGTGACCTCTTCCAGGCCGTCGACCCCGACGGCTGGCAGGCGGCGGGACGAGATCCCGTACGACTGCTCGGATCAGTGTCCGCAGCCCGGCTGGCGGAACTGGCCGGGGACCGGCGCTTTCTGCGCCGGCTCGCCGCCGTCGCCGACGACCTGGACGACTACCTGCACGGTGGCAGGTGGTACCAGGCACACAATCGCTCCCTCGGGGACCATGCCCCCGAAGAAGCCGAATTCCCCGCAGCGGTCGCCTACTTCTCGCCCGAGTTCGGCGTCACCGCGGCACTGCCCCAGTACTCCGGCGGCCTGGGCATCCTGGCCGGCGACCATCTCAAGGCCGCGAGCGACCTCGGTGTGCCGCTGATCGGCGTCGGGCTGCTCTACCGCCACGGCTACTTCCGCCAGTCCCTCTCCCGAGACGGCTGGCAGCAGGAGCACTATCCGCTGCTCGACCCCAACGAACTGCCCGTCAGCCTGCTGCGGGAGCCCGACGGGACACCCTGCCTGGTGTCCCTCGCGCTGCCCGGCGGGCGCTCGCTGCGCGCGCACATCTGGATGGCGCAGGTCGGCCGCGTACCGCTGCTGATGCTCGACTCGGACGTCGAGGAGAACGGCCCCGGCGAGCGCGATGTCACCGACCGGCTCTACGGCGGTGGCAGCGAGCACCGGCTGCTCCAGGAGATGCTGCTGGGCATCGGGGGCGTACGGGCGGTGCGGGCTTACTGCCGCCTCACCGGCCATCCCGCGCCCGAGGTGTTCCACACCAACGAGGGACACGCCGGCTTCCTCGGTCTGGAGCGCATCCGCGAACTGGGAGAGCCCCAGGAACGCGGCGGCCAGGGGCTCGACTTCGACGCCGCGCTCGAAGCGGTGCGTGCCGGAACCGTGTTCACCACCCACACGCCGGTGCCCGCCGGGATCGACCGCTTCGACCGCGAACTCGTCGCCCGCCACTTCGGGGAGCGCGGAGAGCTGCCCGGAGTCCCGGTCGAGAAGGTGCTCCAGCTCGGCATGGAGACCTATCCGGGAGGCGAGCCCAACCTCTTCAACATGGCGGTCATGGGCCTGCGGCTCGCCCAGCGCGCCAACGGTGTGTCCACCCTCCACGGGGCCGTCAGCCGCGGCATGTTCGCCGGGCTGTGGCCCGGCTTCGACGCCGAAGAGGTGCCCATCACCTCCGTCACCAACGGCGTGCACGCGCCGACCTGGGTGGCGCCCGAGGTGTTCCGGCTCGGCGCGCGCCAGATCGGCACCAGTCGTGCCGAGGACGTCCTGTCCGTCGGCGGCTCCCAGCGCTGGGACGCCGTCGCGGACATCCCGGACGCCGACATCTGGGAGCTGCGCCGTGAGCTGCGCGAACAGCTGGTCCTGGAGGTACGGGAGCGGCTGCGGGCCTCCTGGCGACAGCGGGGTGCGGGGGCGGCCGAGCTGGGCTGGATCGACGGGGTGCTCGACCCCGACGTCCTCACCATCGGCTTCGCCCGACGGGTCCCCTCGTACAAACGGCTCACGCTCATGCTGCGCGACCGCGACCGGCTGATGGAGCTGCTGCTGCATCCGACCAGGCCGGTGCAGATCGTCGTCGCGGGCAAGGCGCATCCGGCGGACGACAGCGGCAAGCGGCTCGTCCAGGAGCTGGTGCGGTTCGCCGACGATCCGCGGGTGCGTCACCGGATCGTCTTCCTGCCCGACTACGGGATGGCGATGGCGCAGAAGCTCTACCCGGGCTGCGACGTCTGGCTGAACAACCCGCTGCGGCCGCTGGAGGCGTGCGGCACCAGCGGAATGAAGGCCGCGCTCAACGGCTGCCTCAACCTGTCCGTACTCGACGGCTGGTGGGACGAGTGGTTCGAGCCGGACTTCGGCTGGGCGATCCCGACGGCCGACGGCTCGGCGACGGACGAGGACCGGCGTGACCAGCTGGAGGCGGGCGCGCTGTACGAGCTGATCGAGAACCGGGTGGCGCCCCGCTTCTACGACCGGGGCGCGGGCGGGCTGCCGCAGCGCTGGATCGAGATGGTCCGGCGCACGCTGACCACGCTCGGCCCCAAGGTGCTCGCGGGCCGCATGGTCCGGGAGTACGTCGAGCGTCTGTACGCCCCGGCCGCCCGGGCCCACCGGTCCCTGAACGCCGAGACCGCTCGGGAGCTGGCGTCCTGGAAGGGCCGGGTGCGGGTGAGCTGGCCGCACGTGGCCGTCGACCATGTGGAGGCGCTGGAGCAGTCGGCGGCAGGGGGAACGGCCGAACTGGGATCCACGCTGGCGCTGCGAGTACGGGTCGCACTCGGCGAACTCCAGCCGGACGACGTGGAGGTGCAGGCGGTGGCCGGCCGCGTCGACTCCGACGACGCGATCGCCGACGCCCAGACCTTCCCGCTCAAGCCGACAGGCGGCCCCGACCTGGAGGGCCGCTGGGTCTACGAGGGCCCGCTCGCGCTGGACCGCACGGGCCCGTTCGGCTATACGGTGCGCATCCTGCCTGCTCATCCGCTGCTCGCGACCAGCGCCGATCTGGGTTTGGTGGCGCTGCCGACCGAGGCGACGGGGGAGGGCGCGGGTGTGCTGATGCGCTGA
- a CDS encoding ABC transporter ATP-binding protein, giving the protein MPPQHSPAKDRSAVRSLLRLWPYVRPIRTRLFSAAFVAVVASCLGLVIPLVLKWIVDGPVAGRDPGGVWLGALALLLLGLAEAGLFGFRRWLVARPLAGVEASMRADLYRHLQRLPVAFHDRWASGQLLSRGTTDLMLVRMFLAFPLTFLLVNGTTILVGFIILLGQQWSLGLVLLAPIVPLVILCSLFETRYAIVARQAQDQVGDLTTVVEESVLGIRIVKGFGRHRSQALAFRELARRLRGTELGKARLLAGIWALITTIPEVAIGAALVLGTVQVADGGLSAGTLVAFLSTALALRWPVESIGFLLAMSQEAATATERYFEVMDAREESDTVPVHKAVPGGAVPKDAMVAKDAAGLRFEAVEFRYPDAPADAPPVLARIDLRIRPGETMALVGGTGSGKTTLTALVPRLHEVTAGRITLDGEDIAAMPRERLRELVSVAFEEPTLFSASVGENVLMGAEGADDGELGRALEVAQAGFVGSLPHGVDTQVGEQGLSLSGGQRQRLALARAVVGRPRFLVLDDPLSALDVHTEALVEAALRRVLEDTTALVVAHRPSTVMLADRVALLSEGRIAAVGTHQELLRTNAEYAWLMSGADADADADADRAHAEEGVR; this is encoded by the coding sequence ATGCCCCCACAACATTCACCTGCCAAGGACCGATCGGCCGTGCGTTCACTGCTGCGGCTGTGGCCGTACGTACGTCCCATCCGGACCCGCCTGTTCAGTGCGGCATTTGTCGCCGTCGTGGCCTCCTGCCTGGGCCTGGTCATTCCCCTCGTACTGAAGTGGATCGTCGACGGCCCGGTGGCCGGGCGGGACCCCGGCGGGGTCTGGCTCGGGGCGCTGGCCCTGCTGCTGCTCGGACTCGCCGAGGCGGGGCTCTTCGGCTTCCGGCGCTGGCTGGTGGCCCGGCCGCTCGCCGGAGTCGAGGCGTCGATGCGGGCCGACCTCTACCGGCATCTCCAGCGGCTGCCGGTGGCCTTCCACGACCGCTGGGCCTCGGGCCAGCTGCTCTCGCGCGGCACGACGGACCTGATGCTGGTGCGGATGTTCCTGGCGTTCCCGCTGACCTTTCTGCTGGTCAACGGGACCACGATCCTGGTCGGCTTCATTATCTTGCTGGGGCAGCAGTGGAGCCTCGGCCTCGTGCTGCTCGCGCCGATCGTGCCGCTGGTGATCCTGTGCTCGCTCTTCGAGACGCGGTACGCGATCGTGGCGCGGCAGGCACAGGACCAGGTCGGCGATCTGACCACGGTGGTCGAGGAGAGCGTGCTCGGCATTCGCATCGTCAAGGGCTTCGGCCGTCATCGCAGCCAGGCGCTCGCCTTCCGGGAGCTGGCGCGGCGGCTGCGCGGCACCGAACTCGGCAAGGCGAGGCTGCTGGCCGGGATCTGGGCGCTGATCACGACCATCCCCGAGGTGGCCATCGGCGCCGCACTGGTGCTGGGCACCGTCCAGGTCGCGGACGGCGGCCTGTCGGCGGGCACGCTGGTGGCGTTCCTGTCGACGGCGCTCGCGCTGCGGTGGCCGGTGGAGTCGATCGGCTTTCTGCTGGCGATGAGCCAGGAGGCGGCGACCGCGACGGAACGGTACTTCGAGGTGATGGACGCGCGGGAGGAGTCGGACACCGTCCCTGTGCACAAGGCGGTCCCGGGCGGGGCGGTGCCGAAGGACGCGATGGTGGCAAAGGACGCGGCAGGGCTGCGGTTCGAGGCCGTCGAATTCCGCTACCCGGACGCGCCCGCGGACGCCCCGCCCGTGCTCGCCCGCATCGATCTGCGCATACGGCCCGGCGAGACGATGGCCCTGGTGGGCGGGACCGGAAGCGGAAAGACCACCCTGACCGCGCTGGTACCGCGACTGCACGAAGTGACCGCCGGGCGGATCACGCTCGACGGTGAGGACATCGCCGCGATGCCACGGGAGCGGCTGCGTGAGCTGGTGTCGGTGGCCTTCGAGGAGCCGACGCTCTTCTCGGCGAGCGTCGGCGAGAACGTGCTGATGGGCGCGGAGGGCGCGGACGACGGCGAGTTGGGGCGCGCGCTGGAGGTGGCGCAGGCCGGTTTCGTCGGTTCGCTGCCGCACGGCGTCGACACCCAGGTCGGCGAGCAGGGCCTCAGCCTCTCGGGCGGCCAGCGCCAACGGCTCGCCCTGGCCCGGGCGGTGGTCGGCCGGCCGCGTTTCCTGGTGCTCGACGATCCGCTGTCCGCGCTCGACGTGCATACGGAGGCCCTGGTGGAGGCCGCATTGCGGCGCGTGCTCGAGGACACGACGGCCCTGGTGGTGGCGCACCGCCCGTCGACGGTGATGCTGGCTGACCGGGTGGCGCTGCTGTCGGAGGGCAGGATCGCGGCGGTCGGTACGCATCAGGAACTGCTGCGGACGAACGCGGAGTACGCGTGGCTGATGTCGGGAGCGGACGCCGACGCCGACGCCGACGCCGACCGTGCTCACGCCGAGGAGGGGGTCCGATGA
- the glgX gene encoding glycogen debranching protein GlgX, producing the protein MSSAAEQETVQEGVRAVRPGPLPAAGDTAEAAAGVNGRHREPGSRRPPVWPGAPTPLGARFREGPDGVAGTNFALWAGGAEAVELCLFDDGGASAAETRLPLTELTHEIWHGFVPGIRPGQRYGFRVHGRWDPWTGARWNPAKLLLDPYARAVDGDFALPAEVYGHVRDWPQQHVADTVRDERDSAPHVPKGVVVHDDDDWADDRRPKTPWADSVIYELHVRGFTKLHPGIPDELRGTYAGLAHPAAIEHLVRLGVTAVELLPVHQYAHEDHLLKRGLRNYWGYNSIGYFAPHAAYSASGTRGEQVGEFKRMVKALHAAGIEVILDVVYNHTAEAGELGPTLSLRGIDNRGYYRLQSDARTYADYTGCGNTLHVVQPHVLRLITDSLRYWVTEMGVDGFRFDLAAALARSMHDVDMLSPFLAVIAQDPVLRRVKLIAEPWDVGNGGYQVGSFPPLWTEWNDRYRDAVRDFWRGALPDVRDLGYRLSGSSDLYAWGGRRPYASINFVTAHDGFTLRDLVSYEQKHNEANGEGNRDGTNDNRSWNCGAEGETDNPNIDALRRRQVRNLLTTLLLSTGVPMLVAGDEMGRTQRGSNNAYCQDNEVSWLDWSLLDRPGPRGLLELTTRLLALRGAHPVLRRRAFFSGRAQAADGLRDLAWFTPHGTEMTERDWYAPASTLALYLSGRDIPGRDARGAQVTDDSFLTVLHATERPTSFRLPDAPWAQAYELVVDTSLEDQESAPGTVFAGGESVTVPERSVLLLRVRN; encoded by the coding sequence GTGTCGAGCGCAGCCGAGCAGGAGACAGTGCAGGAGGGGGTGCGGGCCGTTCGGCCCGGCCCGCTCCCGGCGGCCGGGGACACGGCCGAAGCCGCGGCCGGGGTCAACGGCCGCCACCGGGAGCCGGGCTCTCGCAGGCCGCCTGTGTGGCCGGGGGCACCGACGCCGCTCGGGGCCCGCTTCCGGGAGGGCCCGGACGGGGTCGCGGGGACCAACTTCGCGCTCTGGGCGGGTGGCGCGGAGGCGGTCGAGCTGTGCCTGTTCGACGACGGCGGCGCTTCTGCCGCGGAGACGCGGCTGCCGCTGACCGAGCTGACCCATGAGATCTGGCACGGCTTCGTGCCCGGGATCCGTCCCGGCCAGCGTTACGGCTTCCGGGTGCACGGGCGCTGGGACCCGTGGACGGGCGCCCGGTGGAATCCTGCCAAGCTGCTGCTCGATCCGTACGCACGGGCGGTGGACGGGGACTTCGCACTTCCCGCGGAGGTGTACGGGCACGTACGCGACTGGCCCCAGCAGCATGTCGCCGACACCGTCCGCGACGAACGGGACTCGGCCCCGCACGTGCCCAAGGGCGTGGTCGTCCATGACGACGACGACTGGGCGGACGACCGCAGGCCGAAGACCCCGTGGGCCGACTCGGTCATCTACGAACTGCACGTACGCGGCTTCACCAAGCTCCATCCGGGGATCCCCGACGAACTGCGCGGCACCTACGCCGGCCTCGCGCACCCGGCGGCGATCGAGCACCTCGTGCGGCTCGGGGTCACCGCGGTCGAACTCCTCCCGGTGCACCAGTACGCACACGAGGACCATCTGCTCAAGCGGGGGCTGCGCAACTACTGGGGCTACAACTCCATCGGGTACTTCGCGCCGCATGCGGCCTACTCGGCGAGCGGGACGCGGGGTGAGCAGGTCGGAGAGTTCAAGCGGATGGTGAAGGCGCTGCACGCCGCCGGGATCGAGGTCATCCTCGACGTGGTCTACAACCACACGGCGGAGGCCGGTGAGCTCGGTCCGACGCTGTCGCTGCGCGGCATCGACAACCGCGGCTACTACCGCCTGCAGTCCGACGCCCGGACGTACGCGGACTACACCGGCTGCGGCAACACCCTGCATGTGGTGCAGCCGCATGTGCTGCGGCTGATCACCGATTCGCTGCGCTACTGGGTGACCGAGATGGGCGTCGACGGCTTCCGCTTCGATCTGGCGGCCGCCCTGGCCCGCTCGATGCACGACGTCGACATGCTCTCCCCCTTCCTCGCGGTGATCGCCCAGGACCCGGTGCTGCGGCGGGTGAAGCTGATCGCCGAGCCGTGGGACGTGGGCAACGGCGGGTATCAGGTGGGCAGCTTCCCTCCGCTGTGGACGGAGTGGAACGACCGCTACCGCGACGCCGTACGGGACTTCTGGCGCGGCGCGCTGCCCGACGTACGCGACCTGGGATACCGGCTGTCCGGATCCAGCGATCTGTACGCATGGGGCGGACGGCGGCCGTACGCCTCCATCAACTTCGTCACCGCGCACGACGGGTTCACCCTGCGCGACCTCGTCAGTTACGAGCAGAAGCACAACGAGGCCAACGGGGAGGGCAACCGGGACGGCACCAACGACAACCGGTCCTGGAACTGCGGCGCGGAGGGCGAGACGGACAATCCGAACATCGATGCGCTACGGCGGCGCCAGGTGCGCAATCTGCTCACCACCCTGCTGCTGTCGACGGGGGTACCGATGCTGGTGGCGGGCGACGAGATGGGACGCACGCAGCGGGGCAGCAACAACGCGTACTGCCAGGACAACGAGGTCAGCTGGCTCGACTGGTCCCTGCTCGACCGCCCGGGACCGCGTGGTCTGCTGGAGCTGACCACCCGGCTGCTCGCCCTGCGAGGGGCCCACCCGGTGCTGCGCCGCCGGGCCTTCTTCTCGGGCCGCGCCCAGGCGGCGGACGGCCTGCGGGACCTCGCCTGGTTCACCCCGCACGGCACGGAGATGACGGAACGGGACTGGTATGCCCCGGCCTCGACGCTGGCGCTGTATCTGTCCGGCCGCGACATCCCGGGACGTGACGCGCGGGGAGCGCAGGTGACGGACGACAGCTTTCTGACCGTCCTGCACGCGACGGAACGTCCGACGAGCTTCCGGCTGCCGGACGCTCCCTGGGCGCAGGCGTACGAGCTGGTGGTGGACACCTCGCTGGAGGACCAGGAGTCCGCGCCCGGGACGGTGTTCGCGGGCGGGGAGAGCGTGACGGTGCCGGAGCGGTCGGTGCTGTTGCTGAGGGTCAGGAACTGA